From a single Athene noctua chromosome 2, bAthNoc1.hap1.1, whole genome shotgun sequence genomic region:
- the LOC141957055 gene encoding serum paraoxonase/arylesterase 2, giving the protein MGKLAAVALVGMAAALAAERLLAFRNRLNASREIAPVTLPNCRLIKGIETGSEDIDILPNGLAFISSGLKYPGIKSLAPDKPGEIFLMDLNEDDPRAVELRISRGFDLASFNPHGISTYVDTYGTVYLFVVNHPHQKSTVELFKFVEADNSLVHLKTIRHDLLTSVNDIVAMGPDSFYATNDHYFSDFILMFLEMFLGLTWSNVVYYSPEEVKEVAAGFYSANGINISPDRKYIYIADVFDHNVHVMEKHADWNLTHVKTLQLDTLVDNLSIDPYTGDIWIGCHPNGMKLFYDDPENLPASEVLRIQNILSEEPGVTRLYADNGSVLQGSSVASIYEGKLLIGTVFHRALYCEL; this is encoded by the exons ATGGGGAAGCTGGCGGCCGTGGCTCTCGTCGGGATGGCGGCAGCCTTGGCGGCGGAGCGGCTGCTGGCCTTTCG GAACAGACTCAATGCTTCACGGGAAATAGCCCCAGTAACCCTCCCGAACTGCCGCCTCATTAAAGGGATCG AAACTGGTTCAGAAGACATTGACATACTTCCCAATGGACTGGCTTTCATCAGCTCC GGCTTGAAATATCCGGGAATAAAGAGCCTTGCACCAGACAAGCCAGGTGAAATATTTTTGATGGATTTAAATGAAGATGATCCCAGAGCAGTGGAACTGAGAATCAGCCGAGGGTTTGATCTGGCGTCATTCAACCCTCATGGAATCAGCACCTATGTAGACACAT atggcACCGTGTACCTCTTTGTTGTGAACCATCCCCATCAGAAGAGCACAGTAGAATTGTTTAAATTTGTAGAAGCTGACAATTCTCTTGTACACCTGAAAACCATTCGACACGATCTTCTAACAAG TGTGAATGATATAGTAGCTATGGGACCAGACAGCTTCTACGCTACCAATGACCACTACTTCTCTGACTTCATCTTGATGTTCTTGGAGATGTTCTTGGGTTTAACTTGGTCAAATGTTGTTTACTACAGTCCAGAAGAAGTTAAAGAAGTAGCAGCTGGGTTTTATTCAGCCAATGGAATTAACATTTCACCTGACAGAAA GTACATCTACATTGCAGATGTATTTGATCATAATGTCCATGTTATGGAAAAACATGCTGATTGGAATTTAACTCATGTGAAG ACGCTGCAGCTGGACACTCTGGTCGATAACTTGTCTATTGACCCTTACACTGGAGACATCTGGATAGGATGTCATCCCAATGGGATGAAGCTGTTCTACGATGACCCTGAAAATCTGCCTGCCTCTGAG GTCCTGCGCATCCAGAACATCCTCTCAGAGGAGCCTGGAGTGACACGCCTCTACGCTGACAATGGCTCTGTGCTGCAGGGAAGCTCGGTGGCATCCATCTACGAGGGAAAACTGCTCATTGGCACAGTCTTCCACAGAGCTCTCTACTGTGAGCTATAG